A stretch of Helicobacter pylori DNA encodes these proteins:
- a CDS encoding vacuolating cytotoxin domain-containing protein, with amino-acid sequence MTYRSSKTDLKNERFSKNRSFKGIKKKIAKKYTIKNSPLTIYSLKTHSNLSLSINKKIFLGLGFVSALSAEDYNSSVYWLNSVNENNNNKSYYISPLRTWAGGNRSFTQNYNNSQLYIGTKNASATPNNSSVWFGEKGYVGFITGVFKAKDIFITGAVGSGNEWKTGGGAILVFESSNELNTNGAYFQNNRAGTQTSWINLISNHSVHLTNTDFGNQTPNGGFNAMGRKITYNGGIVNGGNFGFDNVDSNGATTISGVTFNNNGALTYKGGNGIGGSITFTNSNINHYKLNLNANSVTFNNSILGSMPNGNTNTIGNAYILNANNITFNNLTFNGGWFVFNRPDAHVNFQGTTTINNPTSPFVNMTGKVTINPNAIFNIQNYTPSIGSAYTLFSMKNGSIAYNDVGNLWNIIRLKNTQATKDNSKNATSNNNTHTYYVTYNLGGTLYNFRQIFSPNSIVLQSVYYGTNNIYYTNSVNIHDNVFNLKNINDDRADTIFYLNGLNTWNYTNARFAQTYGGKNSALVFNATTPWANGSIPKSNSTVRFGGYEGVNWGKTGYITGTFTADRVYITGNMMSGNGAQTGGGATLNFVGATEINIAGADFKNLKTTSQNSYMTFIALGDSSGSGKINVSQSDFYDWTGGGYDFTGNGAFDSVNFNKAYYKFQGAENSYHFKNTNFLAGNFKFQGKTTIEKSVLDDASYTFEGTNNTFNEDKFNSGSFNFNHAEQTNAFNNNSFNGGSFSFNAKQVDFSGNSFNGGVFNFNNTPKVSFTDDTFNANNQFKINGAQTDFTFNKGVVFNMQGLLNSLSVGTTYQLLNAKSVDYKNNNNALYQMLRWTSGENPSGKLVDENKTTPSSAKIYNVQFIDNGLTYYIKENFNNGITLTRLCTLGYTHCVSINNDVFHLKNINNNASNTVFYLNGMTTWKIAGTGVFTQDYSGANSVLVFNQTTPFLAGANPTSNSVVSFGKTSGAEWGLVGYIQGVFKANQIDITGTIRSGNGAQTGGGATLVFNAEKRLNIANANLNNDKAGLQDSWMNFIVNNGNLNVTNANFSNQTPHGGFNLKANNITWDKGSVNGGGNFGVDNASANGNAVIKNVNFSDNGTLIYKGGENSAGNSLTLENNTFNSYNINARVQNLIFNNNSFNGGSYSFNDTKNTTFKGINTLINSDPFSRLKGSVSIENDSIFNIERNLTDKTTYTLLSGDSIKYNNQALADNAFSQNLWNLIHYGGERGTLLRTEKNTYFVQFTQSNGQKFVFEETFNPGSITYKYFTIHSSLFHTDADSKDIWSQVRKQFDFIPGKTPVCVGVCYIAPYKNQNLIGSSAFAWSLNFGATVVGTLLLGSAQEKANNNGGSIWFGKNNLLYLHGNFNATNIFLTNNFNVGNPNAGGGATINFNADETLSADGLNYTNFQTVALGLQTSASQHSWANFNSRLSMEIKNSNFRDFTWGGFNFNSGRIAFENTTFSGWTNINGATESGSSYVNMVANTDLIFTDSILGGGIRYDLKANNIIFNNSQIVIDVSKNVNQSSLNGNVTFNHSRLSVKPNAAINIGGSQTQTTLENASSLSFYNNSVANFNGTTTFKGISYLNLNPNAQLSFNQANFNNANVTFYGIPLFGKTPDFGNSTRLINFKGNTNFNQATLNLRAKNIHINFQGASTFENNSTMNLAESSQASFNTLSVEGETNFNLNNSSLLNFNGDSVFNAPVSFYANNSQISFTKLATFNADASFDLSNNSTLNFQSVLLNSALNLLGNGTNALAINASGNFSFGSQGVLNLSNVNLFDAKNKPLVYNILQAQNIQGLMGNNGYEKIRFYGIQIDKADYSFNNGVHSWSFINPLNTTETITETLYNNRLKVQISQNGVSNNAMFNLAPNLYDYQQNPYDESSNSYNYTSDKAGTYYLSSSIKGFGKNNEIPGTYNAQNQPLQALHIYNQAITKQDLSVIANLGKEFLPKVAKLIASGALDNLNLNSPDSFETIFGILKEYGITLNQANWKSLLKIINNFSNTTNYHFSQGNLVVGAIKEGQTNTNSVVWFGGDGYKEPCAVGDNTCQMFRQTNLGQLLHSSAPYLGYINANFKAKNIYITGTIGSGNAWGSGGSTNVSFESDTNLVLNQANIDAQGTDKIFSYLGKEGVDKLFGEKGLGNILSNMVYEESLNNNAIPKDLANMIPKDFGSKTLSSLLGPDEVSSLLGVSAFKNAIMEILNSKTVGDVFGENGLLNALDPIKRKEIDRMLLEQIQAHASGFEKFIVKTLGIQNVENFINTWYGKQSLSSFANNFVPGGLNQALDKIGSSSDAKDLQSFLDKTTFGDILNQMINQAPLINKLISWLGPQDLSVLVNIALNSITNPSKELLGAISGMGQKVLNDLLGEGVVNKIMSNQVLGQMINKIIADKGFGGVYHQGLGSILPKSLQDELKQLGFGTLLGSRGLHNLWQKGNFNFVAKNHVFVNNSSFSNATGGELNFVAGKSIIFNGKNTINFTQYQGRLSFVSQDFSNISLDTLNATNGLMLNAPRNDISVQKGQICVNVLNCMSEKKTNSSTSSTPTDETLEVNANNFAFLGTIKANGLVDFSKVLQNTTIGTLDLEPNATFKANNLIVNNAFNNNSNYRADISGNLNVVKGAALSTNENGLNVGGNFKSEGSLIFNLNNPTHQTIINVTRTSTIMSYNNQALIHFNTQKQGAYTLINAKRMVYGYDNQTILGGSLSDYLKLYTLIDFNGKRMQLKGDSLSYDNQPVNIKDGGLVVSFKDNQGQMVYSSILYDKVQVSVSDKPMDIHAPSLEYYIKYIQGSAGLNAIKSAGNNSIMWLNELFVAKGGNPLFAPYYLQDTPTKHIVTLMKDITSALGMLSKPNLKNNSTDALQLSTYTQQMSRLAKLSNFASFDSTDFSERLSSLKNQRFADATPNAMDVILKYSQRDKLKNNLWATGVGGVSFVENGTGTLYGVNVGYDRFVRGVIVGGYAAYGYSGFYERITNSKSDNVDVGLYARAFIKKSELTFSVNETWGANKTQISSADTLLSMINQSYKYNTWTTNARVNYGYDFMFKNKSIILKPQIGLRYYYIGMTGLDGVMNNALYNQFKANADPSKKSVLTIDLALENRHYFSTNSYFYAIGGFGKDLLVNSMGDKLVRFIGNNTLSYRKGELYNTFASITTGGEVRLFKSFYANAGVGARFGLDYKMINITGNIGMRLAF; translated from the coding sequence ATGACTTATAGAAGTAGCAAAACAGATTTAAAGAATGAACGCTTTAGTAAAAACCGCTCTTTTAAGGGCATTAAAAAGAAAATCGCTAAAAAATATACAATCAAAAACTCGCCTTTGACAATTTACTCCTTAAAAACGCATTCAAATCTTTCTCTATCCATTAATAAAAAAATCTTCTTAGGGCTTGGGTTTGTTTCGGCTTTGAGCGCTGAAGATTATAATAGTTCGGTGTATTGGCTCAACAGCGTGAATGAAAACAATAACAACAAATCCTACTATATCAGCCCTTTACGCACTTGGGCTGGGGGGAATAGGAGTTTTACGCAAAATTATAACAATAGTCAATTATACATAGGGACAAAAAACGCTTCCGCAACGCCTAATAATTCTTCTGTGTGGTTTGGGGAAAAGGGCTATGTAGGTTTTATTACAGGGGTTTTTAAGGCAAAAGACATTTTTATCACAGGGGCTGTTGGCTCAGGTAATGAGTGGAAAACCGGTGGGGGGGCGATACTGGTTTTTGAAAGCTCAAACGAACTAAACACTAATGGGGCTTATTTTCAAAATAACAGAGCCGGGACACAAACTTCTTGGATCAATTTGATTTCCAATCATAGCGTGCATTTGACAAACACGGATTTTGGCAACCAAACCCCTAATGGAGGCTTTAATGCTATGGGGCGAAAGATTACTTATAATGGTGGGATTGTCAATGGCGGGAATTTTGGCTTTGATAACGTGGATAGCAACGGCGCAACCACCATTAGCGGGGTAACTTTCAATAATAATGGCGCGCTCACTTATAAGGGTGGGAATGGTATTGGGGGGAGCATCACTTTCACTAACTCTAATATCAATCATTACAAGCTCAATCTTAACGCTAATAGCGTTACCTTTAATAACAGCATTTTAGGGAGTATGCCTAATGGCAACACTAATACTATAGGGAATGCCTATATTCTTAATGCAAATAATATTACTTTTAATAATTTGACCTTCAATGGGGGGTGGTTCGTTTTTAATAGACCTGATGCTCATGTTAATTTTCAAGGCACAACCACGATCAATAACCCCACTTCACCCTTTGTCAATATGACCGGTAAGGTTACTATTAATCCTAATGCGATTTTTAACATTCAAAATTACACGCCTAGTATAGGGAGTGCTTACACGCTCTTTAGCATGAAAAATGGCTCTATCGCTTATAATGATGTGGGTAATTTATGGAATATCATCAGACTTAAAAACACGCAAGCCACAAAAGACAACAGCAAAAACGCCACTTCCAATAATAACACCCACACTTACTATGTAACCTACAATTTAGGCGGCACGCTCTATAATTTCAGACAAATTTTTAGCCCTAATTCTATTGTTTTACAATCCGTCTATTATGGCACGAACAATATTTATTACACCAATAGCGTGAATATCCATGACAATGTCTTTAATTTAAAAAATATTAACGATGATAGGGCTGATACGATTTTTTATCTTAACGGCTTGAACACTTGGAATTACACTAATGCGAGATTTGCGCAAACCTATGGCGGGAAAAATAGCGCTTTAGTCTTTAACGCTACGACTCCTTGGGCTAATGGCAGTATCCCTAAATCTAACAGCACGGTGCGTTTTGGGGGGTATGAGGGAGTCAATTGGGGGAAAACAGGCTATATCACCGGCACTTTCACAGCCGATAGGGTTTATATCACCGGTAACATGATGTCTGGTAACGGCGCTCAAACCGGTGGGGGGGCGACTTTGAATTTTGTGGGCGCAACTGAAATTAATATCGCTGGGGCTGATTTTAAAAACCTAAAAACCACTTCACAAAACTCTTACATGACTTTTATCGCTTTAGGGGATAGCTCTGGGAGCGGCAAGATCAATGTTTCTCAGTCTGATTTTTACGATTGGACGGGTGGGGGGTATGATTTTACCGGTAATGGCGCTTTTGATAGCGTGAATTTCAACAAGGCTTATTACAAATTTCAAGGCGCTGAAAATTCTTACCATTTTAAAAACACGAATTTTTTAGCAGGGAATTTTAAGTTTCAAGGCAAGACCACCATTGAAAAATCCGTTTTAGATGACGCTTCTTACACTTTTGAGGGCACGAATAACACCTTTAATGAAGACAAATTTAATAGCGGTTCGTTTAATTTCAACCACGCAGAGCAAACAAACGCTTTTAATAACAACTCGTTTAATGGCGGATCGTTTAGTTTTAACGCTAAGCAAGTGGATTTTAGTGGGAACTCGTTCAATGGGGGCGTGTTTAATTTCAATAATACCCCTAAAGTCAGTTTTACTGATGACACTTTCAATGCGAATAACCAATTTAAAATAAACGGCGCTCAAACGGATTTTACTTTCAATAAGGGCGTTGTTTTCAACATGCAAGGGCTTTTGAACAGCTTAAGCGTAGGCACGACTTATCAATTGCTTAACGCTAAAAGCGTGGATTATAAAAATAATAATAACGCTTTGTATCAAATGTTGCGCTGGACGAGTGGGGAAAACCCTAGCGGTAAATTAGTGGATGAAAATAAAACCACGCCAAGCAGCGCTAAGATTTATAATGTCCAATTCATTGATAACGGCTTGACTTACTACATCAAAGAAAATTTTAATAACGGGATCACGCTCACTCGTTTATGCACTCTAGGCTATACGCATTGCGTGAGTATCAATAATGATGTATTCCATCTTAAAAATATCAATAACAACGCCAGTAACACCGTGTTCTATCTCAACGGCATGACGACTTGGAAGATCGCTGGCACAGGCGTTTTCACGCAAGATTATAGCGGTGCTAACAGCGTTTTAGTGTTCAACCAGACCACCCCTTTTCTTGCTGGGGCGAATCCCACTTCTAATAGCGTGGTGAGTTTTGGGAAAACTTCAGGGGCTGAATGGGGGTTAGTGGGCTATATTCAAGGCGTTTTTAAAGCCAATCAAATTGATATTACCGGCACGATTCGCTCCGGTAACGGCGCTCAAACCGGTGGGGGGGCGACTTTAGTGTTTAACGCTGAAAAGCGTTTGAATATCGCTAACGCTAATTTGAATAACGATAAAGCCGGTTTGCAAGATTCATGGATGAATTTCATTGTCAATAACGGCAACTTGAATGTAACAAACGCCAATTTTAGCAACCAAACCCCGCATGGGGGCTTTAACCTTAAGGCCAATAACATTACTTGGGATAAAGGCTCTGTGAATGGAGGGGGGAATTTTGGCGTGGATAACGCTAGTGCTAACGGAAATGCTGTGATTAAGAATGTTAATTTTAGCGATAACGGCACCTTGATTTATAAAGGGGGTGAAAACAGCGCCGGAAATTCTTTAACTTTAGAAAACAACACCTTCAATTCTTATAATATCAACGCCAGAGTGCAAAACCTTATTTTCAACAACAACTCGTTTAATGGTGGCAGCTATTCGTTTAATGACACTAAAAACACCACTTTTAAAGGCATAAACACGCTCATTAACAGCGATCCTTTCAGCCGCCTTAAAGGATCAGTTTCTATTGAAAATGATAGTATTTTTAATATTGAAAGGAATTTGACCGATAAAACCACTTACACGCTTTTAAGCGGGGATAGCATCAAATACAATAACCAAGCTTTAGCGGATAATGCTTTTTCGCAAAATTTATGGAATTTGATCCATTATGGTGGCGAGAGAGGGACTTTATTAAGGACGGAGAAAAACACTTATTTTGTGCAATTCACCCAAAGCAACGGCCAAAAATTTGTTTTTGAAGAAACTTTTAATCCTGGCTCTATCACCTATAAATATTTTACTATCCATTCTTCACTTTTTCACACAGACGCTGATTCTAAGGATATTTGGAGTCAGGTGAGGAAGCAATTTGATTTCATTCCAGGAAAAACCCCCGTGTGCGTTGGGGTGTGCTATATCGCGCCTTATAAAAATCAAAACCTTATCGGCTCTAGCGCTTTTGCATGGTCGCTGAATTTTGGGGCTACAGTGGTGGGGACTTTGCTTTTAGGGAGCGCGCAAGAAAAAGCCAATAACAATGGCGGATCGATCTGGTTTGGTAAGAATAATTTGTTGTATTTGCATGGCAATTTCAACGCGACTAATATCTTTTTAACGAATAACTTTAATGTCGGCAACCCTAACGCCGGCGGTGGGGCAACGATCAATTTTAACGCTGATGAAACCTTGAGCGCTGACGGGTTGAATTACACGAATTTCCAAACCGTGGCTTTAGGCTTACAAACTAGTGCGAGCCAGCATTCATGGGCGAATTTTAATTCCAGGCTTTCTATGGAAATTAAAAACTCTAATTTTAGGGATTTCACATGGGGAGGCTTTAATTTTAACTCAGGGCGTATCGCTTTTGAAAACACCACTTTTAGCGGTTGGACTAATATTAACGGAGCGACTGAAAGCGGCTCTTCGTATGTGAACATGGTTGCAAATACGGATTTGATTTTCACTGATTCTATTTTAGGAGGGGGCATTCGCTATGATTTGAAAGCTAATAATATTATTTTCAATAACTCTCAAATAGTCATTGATGTGTCTAAAAATGTGAATCAGTCTTCATTGAATGGGAATGTTACTTTCAATCATTCCAGGCTTTCAGTCAAGCCCAACGCTGCTATTAATATTGGGGGTAGCCAAACCCAAACGACTTTAGAAAACGCTTCAAGCCTTTCTTTTTACAACAACAGCGTAGCGAATTTTAACGGCACGACCACTTTTAAGGGTATATCTTATTTGAATTTGAACCCTAACGCTCAATTAAGTTTCAATCAAGCGAATTTCAATAACGCTAATGTAACCTTTTATGGCATCCCGCTATTTGGCAAAACGCCTGATTTTGGCAACTCCACACGCCTGATTAATTTCAAAGGGAATACAAATTTCAATCAAGCGACACTCAATTTAAGGGCTAAAAATATCCACATCAATTTCCAAGGCGCTTCTACTTTTGAAAATAACTCTACGATGAATTTGGCTGAAAGTTCTCAAGCGAGTTTTAATACGCTTAGCGTAGAGGGGGAAACGAATTTCAACCTCAATAACTCAAGCTTGTTGAATTTCAATGGCGATAGCGTTTTTAACGCTCCTGTGAGTTTTTACGCTAATAATTCTCAAATTTCTTTCACTAAATTAGCGACCTTTAATGCAGACGCTTCATTTGATTTAAGCAACAACAGCACCCTGAATTTTCAAAGCGTTCTTTTAAACAGCGCTCTAAACCTTTTAGGCAATGGCACTAACGCTCTAGCTATTAATGCAAGCGGGAATTTCAGCTTTGGATCTCAAGGCGTTTTGAATCTGTCTAATGTGAATTTGTTTGATGCAAAAAACAAGCCCTTAGTTTATAATATTTTACAAGCTCAAAATATTCAGGGTTTGATGGGGAATAACGGCTATGAGAAGATCCGTTTTTATGGCATACAGATTGACAAGGCTGACTACTCGTTTAATAACGGCGTTCATTCTTGGAGTTTTATTAACCCGCTCAACACGACTGAAACCATTACTGAAACCTTGTATAACAACCGCTTGAAAGTGCAGATCTCTCAAAACGGCGTTTCTAATAATGCGATGTTCAATCTCGCTCCCAACTTGTATGATTACCAACAAAACCCTTATGATGAAAGCTCTAATTCCTATAATTACACAAGCGATAAGGCTGGCACTTATTATTTGAGTAGCAGTATCAAAGGCTTTGGTAAGAATAATGAGATACCCGGGACTTATAACGCGCAAAACCAACCCTTACAAGCCTTACACATCTATAATCAGGCTATCACCAAACAGGATTTAAGCGTGATCGCTAATTTAGGTAAGGAATTTTTGCCTAAAGTGGCTAAGCTTATCGCTTCAGGGGCTTTAGACAATCTCAATCTCAATAGCCCGGATAGCTTTGAAACGATTTTTGGTATCTTAAAAGAATATGGCATTACTTTAAACCAAGCGAATTGGAAGAGTTTATTGAAGATCATCAATAATTTTTCTAACACGACTAATTATCATTTTTCTCAAGGCAATCTCGTTGTAGGAGCGATCAAAGAAGGGCAAACGAACACGAATAGCGTGGTGTGGTTTGGAGGCGATGGCTATAAAGAGCCATGCGCAGTTGGGGACAACACTTGCCAGATGTTTAGGCAGACTAATTTAGGGCAATTGCTCCATTCTAGCGCGCCTTATTTAGGCTATATTAACGCTAATTTTAAGGCTAAAAACATTTACATTACCGGAACCATCGGCAGCGGGAACGCTTGGGGGAGCGGAGGGAGCACGAATGTGTCTTTTGAAAGCGACACTAATTTGGTGCTTAATCAAGCCAATATTGACGCTCAAGGGACCGATAAAATCTTTTCTTACTTGGGGAAAGAGGGCGTTGATAAGCTTTTTGGGGAAAAGGGCTTGGGGAATATCCTTTCTAACATGGTTTATGAAGAGAGTTTGAATAACAACGCTATCCCTAAAGATTTAGCCAACATGATCCCTAAAGATTTTGGCTCTAAAACTTTAAGCTCCTTGCTTGGCCCTGATGAAGTGAGTAGCCTTTTAGGCGTGAGCGCTTTTAAAAACGCGATCATGGAAATTTTAAATTCTAAAACGGTGGGCGATGTTTTTGGCGAGAACGGGCTTTTAAACGCGCTAGATCCTATAAAAAGAAAAGAAATTGATCGGATGCTCTTAGAACAAATCCAAGCCCATGCTTCAGGGTTTGAAAAATTCATCGTTAAAACTTTAGGGATTCAAAATGTAGAGAATTTCATCAATACTTGGTATGGCAAGCAAAGTTTGAGTTCTTTTGCCAATAATTTTGTGCCTGGAGGCTTGAATCAAGCTCTTGATAAAATAGGTTCTAGCTCTGATGCCAAAGACTTACAGAGTTTCTTGGATAAAACGACTTTTGGGGATATTCTCAATCAAATGATCAATCAAGCCCCCTTGATCAATAAGCTCATTTCTTGGCTCGGCCCACAGGATTTAAGCGTGTTAGTCAATATCGCTCTAAATAGCATCACTAACCCTAGTAAGGAATTATTGGGCGCGATTTCTGGCATGGGTCAAAAAGTGCTGAACGATTTGCTAGGCGAAGGCGTAGTGAATAAAATCATGAGCAATCAAGTCTTAGGGCAAATGATTAATAAAATCATCGCCGATAAGGGCTTTGGCGGCGTTTATCATCAAGGTTTGGGATCCATACTGCCTAAATCCTTACAAGATGAGTTGAAACAATTGGGCTTTGGAACTTTACTAGGCTCTAGAGGATTACACAATCTCTGGCAAAAAGGGAATTTCAATTTCGTGGCTAAAAACCATGTGTTTGTGAATAACAGCTCGTTTAGTAACGCCACAGGGGGGGAATTGAATTTTGTAGCGGGCAAGTCCATTATCTTTAACGGGAAAAACACCATTAATTTCACGCAATATCAGGGCAGGCTTTCTTTTGTATCTCAAGATTTTTCTAACATTTCACTAGATACCTTAAACGCTACCAATGGTTTAATGCTTAACGCGCCACGAAACGATATTAGCGTTCAAAAAGGTCAGATTTGCGTGAATGTCTTAAATTGCATGAGCGAGAAAAAAACTAATTCTTCAACTTCAAGCACTCCAACCGATGAAACTTTAGAAGTGAATGCTAATAATTTCGCTTTTTTAGGAACCATTAAAGCGAATGGCTTAGTGGATTTTTCAAAAGTCTTACAAAATACCACGATCGGGACTTTGGATTTAGAGCCAAACGCTACTTTTAAAGCGAATAATTTGATCGTGAATAACGCTTTTAACAACAACTCTAATTACAGGGCTGATATTAGCGGTAATCTCAATGTGGTAAAAGGAGCGGCTCTCAGCACGAATGAAAATGGTTTGAATGTTGGGGGGAATTTTAAGAGCGAAGGGTCATTAATCTTTAATCTTAATAACCCCACCCATCAAACGATTATTAATGTAACTCGCACTTCTACGATCATGTCTTATAACAATCAGGCTTTAATCCATTTTAACACTCAAAAGCAAGGTGCTTACACGCTTATCAACGCTAAACGCATGGTTTATGGCTATGATAATCAAACGATTCTTGGAGGGAGCTTGAGCGATTACCTCAAGCTTTACACTCTCATTGATTTTAACGGCAAACGCATGCAATTAAAGGGCGATTCACTAAGCTATGACAACCAACCGGTCAATATTAAAGATGGGGGTCTTGTGGTGAGCTTTAAAGACAATCAAGGGCAAATGGTGTATTCATCTATCCTTTATGATAAAGTTCAAGTTAGCGTCTCGGATAAACCCATGGATATTCATGCCCCTAGTTTGGAGTATTACATTAAATACATTCAAGGCAGCGCTGGTTTGAATGCGATCAAATCCGCGGGCAATAATTCTATCATGTGGCTGAATGAGCTTTTTGTGGCTAAGGGGGGTAATCCCTTGTTTGCACCTTATTATTTGCAAGACACGCCCACCAAACACATTGTGACTTTAATGAAAGATATTACCAGCGCTTTAGGCATGCTTTCTAAACCCAATCTTAAAAACAATTCCACCGATGCTTTACAGCTCAGCACTTACACGCAACAAATGAGCCGTTTAGCCAAGCTTTCTAATTTCGCTTCTTTTGACTCAACGGATTTTAGCGAACGCTTGAGCAGTCTCAAAAACCAAAGATTTGCTGACGCTACCCCTAATGCGATGGATGTGATTTTAAAATACTCTCAAAGGGATAAATTGAAAAACAACCTTTGGGCGACCGGTGTTGGGGGCGTGAGCTTTGTGGAAAATGGCACAGGAACGCTCTATGGTGTCAATGTGGGCTATGATCGCTTTGTTAGAGGGGTAATTGTTGGAGGGTATGCGGCTTATGGGTATAGCGGGTTTTATGAGCGCATCACTAATTCTAAATCCGATAATGTGGATGTGGGCTTGTATGCGAGGGCTTTCATTAAAAAGAGCGAGCTGACCTTTAGCGTTAATGAAACTTGGGGGGCTAATAAAACCCAAATCAGTTCCGCCGACACTTTACTCTCTATGATCAATCAGTCTTATAAATACAACACATGGACGACGAACGCGAGAGTTAATTACGGGTATGATTTCATGTTTAAAAACAAAAGCATCATCTTAAAACCTCAAATTGGTTTAAGGTATTACTATATTGGCATGACTGGTTTAGATGGAGTGATGAATAACGCGCTTTATAACCAGTTTAAAGCGAACGCCGATCCGTCTAAAAAATCCGTTTTAACGATTGATCTTGCTTTGGAGAACCGCCATTATTTCAGCACAAACTCTTATTTTTATGCGATTGGCGGCTTTGGTAAAGACTTATTAGTTAATTCTATGGGGGATAAATTGGTGCGTTTTATTGGTAACAACACTTTGAGTTACAGGAAAGGCGAGCTTTATAACACTTTTGCGAGCATCACTACAGGCGGGGAAGTGAGGTTGTTTAAAAGCTTTTATGCGAATGCTGGGGTGGGGGCTAGGTTTGGATTGGACTACAAAATGATCAATATCACCGGAAACATTGGAATGCGTTTAGCGTTTTAA
- a CDS encoding ABC transporter permease: MGAILSILKLEIKSYLTNTSALFWTFIYPILMLLLLIFVFSKNTTEIFYFNNIIGLMGLLIISSAIFGLTQTITSSRSHNIFLFYMLSPATFKQITLALIASRLIVVILYAFIFIVLSFYMLNIITILNFKALILGFVSVFSSALFCFCLAIFVARIFQNEQSILGFCNIINLYALMSCNVFVPLEYLPNIGQLFIKTSIFYYLNQLLIKAFQGIDTILVLATSTFFIIGGIILFLLSANRMLLTPKERMR; the protein is encoded by the coding sequence GTGGGAGCAATTCTATCTATCCTAAAACTTGAAATCAAATCTTATCTCACCAATACAAGTGCGTTATTTTGGACTTTTATTTATCCTATTTTAATGCTTCTATTACTAATTTTTGTTTTTTCAAAAAATACCACTGAAATTTTTTACTTTAATAACATTATAGGTCTAATGGGACTTCTTATTATTTCTAGCGCGATCTTTGGTCTCACTCAAACTATAACAAGCTCTAGATCGCATAATATATTCTTGTTCTACATGCTATCACCAGCAACTTTCAAACAAATAACTCTAGCATTAATCGCTTCAAGACTAATCGTTGTAATCCTATATGCTTTTATCTTTATTGTTCTCTCTTTTTATATGCTCAATATCATCACTATTCTTAATTTTAAAGCGCTTATTTTGGGGTTTGTTAGTGTTTTTTCAAGTGCATTGTTTTGTTTTTGCTTGGCCATTTTTGTAGCTAGAATTTTTCAAAACGAACAAAGCATCTTAGGATTTTGTAATATCATCAATCTCTATGCGCTAATGTCTTGTAATGTTTTTGTTCCTTTAGAATACCTACCTAATATTGGTCAATTATTTATCAAAACATCTATTTTTTACTACCTTAATCAACTTCTAATCAAAGCTTTTCAAGGGATTGATACTATACTGGTTTTAGCAACTTCAACATTTTTCATTATTGGTGGCATTATTTTATTTTTACTAAGCGCTAATCGCATGTTACTAACACCAAAAGAACGCATGCGTTAA
- a CDS encoding ATP-binding cassette domain-containing protein, whose product MISNISIHPKTMFKNALNIQDFSFKSHTSTAIIGTNGAGKSTLINTILGIRSDYNFKAQNNNIPYHDNVIPQRKQLGVVSNLFNYPPGLNANDLFKFYQFFHKNCTPNLFEKNLLNKTYEHLSDGQKQRLKIDLALSHHPQLIIMDEPETSLEQNALIRLSNLISLRNTQQLTSIIATHDPIVLDSCEWVLFLKNGNIAQYKPLNSILKSVAKTFNFKEKPTTKDLLALLKDI is encoded by the coding sequence ATGATTTCTAACATCAGCATACACCCAAAAACCATGTTTAAAAACGCTTTAAATATACAAGATTTTTCATTTAAAAGTCATACTAGTACAGCCATTATTGGCACAAATGGTGCTGGAAAATCAACGCTTATCAACACTATTCTAGGCATTAGATCAGACTATAATTTTAAAGCACAAAACAATAATATTCCATACCACGACAATGTTATACCACAACGCAAGCAATTGGGAGTTGTCTCTAACCTATTCAACTACCCACCTGGATTAAACGCAAACGACCTTTTTAAATTCTATCAATTTTTTCACAAAAACTGCACTCCAAATCTATTTGAAAAAAATCTTTTGAATAAAACCTACGAACACCTAAGCGATGGACAAAAACAGCGCTTAAAGATTGACTTAGCTCTTAGCCACCACCCCCAATTAATTATTATGGATGAACCAGAAACTAGTTTAGAGCAAAACGCTCTTATAAGACTATCAAATCTCATAAGCTTGCGCAACACCCAACAACTTACAAGTATCATCGCCACTCATGATCCTATTGTCTTAGATAGTTGCGAATGGGTATTGTTCCTTAAGAATGGCAACATTGCTCAATACAAACCTTTAAATTCTATATTAAAATCTGTAGCTAAAACTTTTAACTTTAAAGAAAAACCAACCACAAAAGACTTATTAGCATTACTAAAGGATATTTAG